The genomic window CTGACAATGAGTTTTGATTAAAACCAGTGCAAGGAGTTGATTTTCAGACTAACACAGACCCCACAACCCAGAAACTAATTAAACTTTGGGCGTCATTAACTGCACACAGAGCAGTGGATGCTGCTGTTTGAGTCTTAACACTGCACTCTAACTCAGCCTGTGAATTCATATGATTAAATGCTCGGCCCAGACGGACTTCTAGTCATCAACCCCAACATtgttgtagggctgcaactaatgatattttttttcattatcgattagtctgttgattagttgtttagtctacaaaatatcagaaaatgggGATAAAATGTCAACCACCGTTTCCCAAATCCCAAGGTGATGCCCTCAAATTTCTTCTGTCTaaaccacaacacaaagatattcactttatttaaaagattaaaGACACCAGAACTGGAATCATAgaatttagaaatgtttttcttaaagaatgactccaaacgattaattgattatcaaaatatttggtgattaatagttggcaactaatcaattaattgactaatcattgcagctcgATATTGTTGTACCCCCTCCATAAAATGCCATTGCTGTCTTGAAGTTGTTCAAAGATGTTGTTGTCCCTTCTGCCTCTAGGCTGCCACAAAAGAAAGCAATGCAGAGGAGCGCCTGACCCCAGTGGTACTTGCCCAGCAGGCAGCTCAGCTCAAACAGCAGCTGGTTTCTGCCCATCTTGACTCACTCCTGGGACCGCAGGCACACATCAACCTGGCTGACCCTGATGGAGCACTGGCCAGGTGAGCTGGGACgggatgagagagaaagagcacaaacatctggcagctgaaACTTGATGCAACAACCTGTCAGACCGTGACAGAGGGATGAGATACTAGGCAGTAGATGGACCGAGACAGGGGTGTAGTATGAAGAAATTTAAGGAGTCAGCAAGAGTTGGTCAGAGTGAAGAGCAGGGGGATTAAATTCACTGAGCTTTGGACTATAACCCATATATTAGTAGTGAGAGTATTAAGGGTAAGGCTGTACAGCTGGTATCAGTTGGCCTTATAAACCCAGTTGATCTCTGTGTAGCACTACCTGGGGAGCACACGAATTAATGGACAGATGATTTAGGAAGGGAGATGAAAACTCAGGAAGGTGAGAGATTAACTGAGAGAAGGCATTGAGAATAGAAACATACTGCTGGTACATGTCAGACCCCAAACTGAGCACGCAGTAAGGAAAGTGATGATGGAGAGGGGAAGTTGGCAGCAAcacaagggagagagaaaaaaaaatgatgaaaattgtCTTCTAAAAAAGATCCAAGCTCACTTTGACCTTGCAATTTACAAGAGAGTCTGAAAGTATTGAAAAGCAAGACAGAAAAGGGAGGCACAGACACAGCAGCACATGGGGCTGATAACCATATTGAACTAATAATCCTTTTGTGTCTACCTTTCCTTCTTTCCCACAGGCGTCTGCTCACCCAGCTGGAAGCGGCCAAGGGCAGCCGTGGCAGCGCCACAGGAGACGGCAAGCCAACGGCATCAGCTAAGGGCCCAGATGGAGTGGTACTCTACGAGCTACACAGCAGACCCGAGCAGGAAAAATTCAATGAGTCGGCCAAGGTAAAGTGGAAAGggagtgttttgttttcattttcatgagAGGAATGTCAGAATATTTGATGGCAATAAAAAGGACAATAGGCAGGAAGGTATGTGCGTGGGTGTTtgcgtgtgtttttgtgggAAGCTGTTGTCACTGCCAGCCATGTGATGCCTTGTTTTATCCCTGTAGATGGCGGAATTGGAGAAGCGTCTAGCTGAGCTGGAGATAGCTGTTGGCTCAGGATCAGACAAGCAGGTAAACACGGactcacacacagtcattaCACACATCCTCCCTAAtgcttttctctcttattcACACTAATTCTGTTGAtctgcttctctctttcactctcacgCCACCAGAATTTTCATGCTCCCGTTGCTGTGTAACCATCCACAAAgagaaattgaaataaaatcttCCACTTGATTTATGTAAATTATGGGGGCGGCTCCATTGTctgctgttaaaataaatgtgttttatattgtagGGACCTTTGAGTGCTGGCATACAAGGAGCCAGTTTGATGGTGAGTAGTGAACTACTTTCTTTTGGAACATGTATGCAGTTTGTGTATTCATAACTCTGTATCTGATGTGCAGCCAGAGAACTGGGTCATACTTCAAAGATGACATCAGTTCCAACCAGTTTGTTTATTGCTGTGCTAGTAGGAAGAACACAAAGTTTGGGGCCCAAGCTCATATATAacttgtgtctgtttgactgtgcctgtatgtgtttgtatcagGATACCTTAGAGCTCCTGCAGGCGAGGGTCAGTGCGCTGGACTCCGCTACTCTGGATCAAGTGGAGGCCAGACTGCAGGTACAACTACAGAGTTCTATGACAAGCTCAATATTTTATGTCTTGGCAGTCAGTACAGAGATAAGTCCAGGATGTGACAAAATAATGGGTGCCGGTTTGTCAGGGTCTGGCAAAGGTGACATCCAGTGAGATTTCTGAGACATCTTTCAGAGTGTGAAAGCTTTTTTGACTAATGATTGTCATCCAGTGAATCAAAAGCTGTCTCATAGGCATGCTCTATCTTTTTAACTACAGATGtgaaaaaattgtttttttaaatcattcatttctTACAGCAGTGACTGGACAATGGCTCCTAGTGGTTAGGTGGTTAACTGTTATTTTAgtactgaaaaaataataaaacaacctCACACTATGGATGACTGAATGATTAAATTACTAAAACTCACGAATGTATTTGATTTGTGAAATACTGATAAATATTGAGCTTTAAAAAGGTGTTTTTGTAAGTTGTAAATATCTTGATTTCCATATGGAAACGTAGCCTGCTGTGTGAACCTGTCATCAGTTTCACCACCATATTTCCCACAGTGTTGACATTTATCTAATCAATCACGTTTTTTCCATTATGCATCTAAATGCCTTTAAAATGCCACCTCTCACACAATTGGcataaatgactttttttcccctctcattTTAGAGTGTCCTTGGAAAGATGAATGAGATTgccaaacacaaagcagccatTGAGGATGCTGATACACAAAACAAGGTATGTAATCTTTTGAGTTTAATTCCCAAACTGTGCACAACCATTAATACACACTAAATGCAATAATAATCTCAGGTGCTCTCATATTTTAAAAGACAGCTTCCAGGGACATAAAGTCCTCCTGTTATTTCCTTTGCACCAAAACACTTTCAAATGGAAGATTGTCCTTGCAGATACCTGCAGTCATAAGAGCTAAGATATTTTTGTCAGGAAGTTGTATAATATATCTATTAATCTTGTAGCCTCACAGAAGATAATCTGGCTTGTACAGGCAGCCAGACTAACCAGTGAAGAGAAGCCATATGTTAAATTTGAATTAGTCTTTAACTAACAGCTGCTGTAGCCTATAAGCAGTCTGAGTCTATTTGGTGGTTTGTTAATTTAGAGTCAGTATCTCTTAATGAATTAAACCTTTTCAGGTTTTCATGTTAGATCCAGTTTTAAAGTCTGCGTGATATCTGTGACTTTTGGGCAGAAACTTTTCTAAAGTGCTGCACACTCAATAGGCCAGTAGAGGGCATGCCATGCTAATTATATCATTATAGGTAATGGCAAACTCATGcaaagtgttttattgttcataTATTTTAAGGTTATTGTACTTTTGCTGTTTGATTATTTCAGATAAATACTGTAATTGCGATTTACTGATTAGTGTGACATAATTACTTGTAGGATAATCTATAATAATGTCATTGAAAGCACAATAACCACGCCCATGTCCTAAGCCAAAACCTACAGCAGAGAGTGAACAGATCATCCGAACAAAGCTCTAATAAGGGCAAAATTTCAAGTAGTGTAAGACTATTTCTGGCATTCTGTGCTACTGCAAAGTTGGAGTCAAGTTGGTGTTACTGTTGATCATCTGATTATCAGTGTAGGTGTGTACAGGCGAGCTTGAAAGAATAACCACAATGTCGCCTCACTGCTCAAATGTGTTACACAGCAAAATTGTCACACTAACACCATATTTATTAAAGACTGCGTGGTGGGAATTCATTAATCAATGTGTATCAGTACAATGATTATTACATCATCATAAAAACTAAGGAAAAACCTGGGGCTTTGGGGAAAGTAAACATTTCCTTTTAGTCTTTTGGCAAGAGGGTTTTCTCTTGGtattaactgtgtgtgtatttacccGTCAGGTGTCGCAGCTTTATGACGTGGTGCAGAAGTGGGATGCCATGTCCACTTCTATACCTCAGGTGGTGCAGAGGCTTGTGGCTGTCAAGGAGTTGCATGAGCAAGGTAACGCACTGAAACTCAAGATTTGCTTTGTGCCCTCACATAACACTCAAAGCTATGACACAATATGAGTTGTTTATGTGGGAGAGGTTACTGTCAGATCACTTTGGTCCTTAACAGTATATGAGTGTTCTGGTGTTGAGTAATTGGTAGATATTGCAAATACTGTCATAATATTGCTCTAGGAGCATATTTCACCGCAGTAAGGatcataacaatgaaaacttgGATCATTTATGTTCTATTCCTTTATGTGAGTGTAGAAGAACCTTGAAATGGCACCCAAGAGGGTTCAAGGAGAAGATGTATTTAGGTtagtggggggtgggggagtgCCATTAAAGATTCAAAATATGTACAATGAAACCACAGAACATAACAGGATGTGAACCCGGATCATGTTTGAGGCAGCATCTGTGCTGGGAAGTAATACTTAGTCTGGAAAATTTGCATTCACAATGGGAACgtctgtgtgtgagacaaaAGATGAAAACTAAGCGAAAATGGGATTCAGACAGATAATGGAATTAGCCGAAACCATGCCATTCTATTACAACAAAGGGCAAAATATCAGTGAAAGGGAGATTCAAAATGGTAATAGAATTAGACTAAATCTTGCAATACTGTTAAACACCCCCTTGGGGAGAAAGAGATGCATGATATTTTAGATCAAATTatcatctttttattatttagcaCATGAAAGCAGAACCTTGGCATTAATAGATTGTATTGATAATTCATTTCTGAGAGCTGAAAGAGGTCATTTATCATCCAGCCTCCCTTTGCACCGATTTgtcacagtctgaagctaaaGTGTTCTTCACTCAATAGGGTTCAGCTGCACTGATTTCTTTCCTCCCTATTTCTCTCTCCTGACCTTTCTTTCATGATGAAGGCAAACAAGTGAAATTCTAAAagtttttttatctttcaagCAGTCATTCATCAGCTAAGATTAATCGctaagaaaaaagcaaagataacACTGcatcttttaaaagaaatttgTTAATTTGAGAACCAATACTCCATCCAATTTAtactttctccctctctctccactcctGTCTCATGATTTCTCTTcatccaacccccccccccctctgtctCGTAGCCATGCAGTTTGGCCAGCTGCTGACCCACCTGGACACCACTCAGCAGATGATCAACAACTCTCTGAAGGACAATAACACCCTGCTAACACAGGTAACAAGTTCAAGCTGGCATTTCTTAAATGTATTTGGACATAATCCATTTCTAACTGAACTTAATTTTAACAATCTTTAACACTAAAATGCAGTGTCACATGTGAGCCATTGGCATCACTATTAAAGTGCTTTCAGATTGTGAGCAGTTATCGCAGGTGAAGAGGTGTATATCAGGTAGCCTGCACAGATACAAGTAAAACCTGCTCTTGTGTCGTTTCAATCTGTGTGGTTTCTGTGGCCACAGTGGAGGTGGCAGCAATAACCGCTCACTGTCTGAAAGTTCCCCCAGTGAGGCCAGTGGAACTGCAGGTTTGTCTCATTGgtatacacacaaaaagactACAAACCATAGATTAACTGCTGTCACATTAGAGCAGCTAATCTCTTCATACATCAAACACAAGTGGCAATCTCCGGGACTGAAAAACGAAGCCAACACgcaagtgccaaaaactgcagcatcccgaatggccacttgaggctggctccaaaagcaagtcaatccccatagacccccatgttaaaatgcccaactttacagcagaaataaacatgctTACAGCCTGttacaaaaaacggttttggtctctatagctaatttaccctttcatgacaactgtacgggggtgaattttttttataactctttctttttaattttattaagccgtaaagtaatgcataattaaggacatggctgctttgcgTGACAGGTCACtagctgctaggtggcttgtttcagcaccTCAGCTCCAactctttgcccattttggatcaGCTGGGAGTTGGTGGAGTCAGGCACTGCTAAGATGGCTTCAAAACCTCTCTTCAGAAACCactgggtgacgtcacagtggccATATATCTGTGATCAAACCTCAACATGTAGCAAGCACAGTTACTCTTCAGGCTCCTGGTACAACATTGCCATTCAATGATGACTTTTAATAGCATTTCTAGTAATTGTGTTTAAACTGCTCTATGAAATTCACTTTGCATccctttatataaatatatctaaTAGttctgcagctaacaattattaagattttttttaattaaaaaagatgcaaatcctcacactgacgaggctggaaccagtgaatatgttgtatttttttgttgatcaaaCAACTCAAGcgattaattgtttattaaaatTGTTGCAGTGAGAGATGCTTGttgtgcaaaacacaacattagagatcttttatgttattatgagaagtgtaagcgaGGAAAATACATTTCCTGCAATAGTCTTGCGCCACTGTTCGCTGTGCAGGCaacaggatgttgactgcagctcacttaatGGCCACcagtgtcactaatgagaaggaatttctgattcttacaaaTAGAACCTTTAAATCTATCATTGTCACTTTTTCCACCAGCACAGCTTCCCTCCCGTCACTTCTCTCTATTCTGCCCAGATCAATATATTTCTCCTGTAAACTTGTACACCTACATCTCCTCCAAACTCTTGACTCTTCCTGTCTTCCCTCTATTTCACTGCTCACCTAACTGGCTtttacccccctcccctctctctctctctctctgtgtctctctctcaggtccaGCAGACGATGAAGGAAAACCTGGGGGCTATAGAGGAGAACTTTGCTGCACTAGATCAGAGGATGAAGAAGCTGTCCAAATAAACAGTGGTAGTGTTTGGGCCCAAAACTAGGAGAGTGTAGAACATGGACAAATAAGAGTTGGCTGGAGAGCACAGAGGGCGGTTTGGGTTTAACTCTGTCCTTTCTGGCCatccctctcttgctctcttccTCCGCCTCTGcctttttttcacaaagtgGAATGTTAGAAAGTTGGAGTgatggaaaaataaagaagacCAAATGTTCTTGTCCAccctcctttcttcttcctttctcttgCATCAAATTGATatcaactgaaaacacatttgtccACTACACATGCCACTGAATGCAGTCCCCTGTTAAGCTTATTGAGTTTTAGACTGGATTGgtttttataattattagtaTTAAATATAAGAAATTCTTCCATTCCTTCTGGAGCCTCACACTATTACTGGATTTGTACTGTATACTTTGGTCAAATTAAACGGATCACAGTAATGTTGGATTGATAGATGACACATTGGAGATGTACACATTGGAGATGTTGTCAActgtgtagaaaaaaaaaaaaaaaaaaaaagatctactGTCTTGCAGTATTGTAGCAGGAGCACATTGTGCGAGTGTCAGGGCCAAGTCACGGAAGGAAAGCTTGTAAATATGCCTGTGTACCTTATTGTTTCTTCACGCTCAGTCGCTTGTAACTATATTATTATGACTGAGATCAGATGCCACATGCAAAACTTTTAATCTGCTTTGTCATTGCCTACAAGTCAACTGTATTGTACATCTGTGGTCATGAaaactgatcaataaaacaaagtgcGATAAGCTTGGCCCCTCTTTATTTCATGGGTAAAtcttaaatttttttatttaatatttgtagCTGCCTGCCTGTTGTTTGTAATTACAGTTAAATACTGCACAGTATTCTTAGAAAATGACTTAACATATTGGAACGTGTTATGGTCCTCTTACTCCTCTTCCATAGAAACATTCTTCTTTTGTGaacaatatggaaaaaaacacactaacaTGATGTAACAAAGTGGAGATAAGGTGACATACCAACTTTCAGTGAAAGCTACGAGCACAAAAACAAGTTCCTAATGATGAGTCAtctggtttttttttggtattgtGGAATAATGGCCATGATACTTCATGGAAAACACCTTTTTTATGGGGAATTTCAAATTAGAAAATCACACTTGACTTAATTAAAATTTCACCCTGCTGCCACAGGAttcaaaatcatttaaaaaaaaatcctgtctgtTCTTTTGTATTATAAAGGTATTGTTATGCTCATTTATgaacactagatggcagcatAGCATTTAATAAAGCTCAGACCCATATTGAATACTGTTTTTTCATACAAGATACTACCAACTACACACCATAGATGTGAATTATTCTGCCATACTTTTACATATTTCTCTACTATCAAATTTCCTTGCGGACATCAATTTCAGTACACCACAAGAATAGTAAATAATCTAATTTGTACAATTGTAACTTGACATTCTAGATCAGCTGGATTTGAGGTGAATGAGAAGGCTGTTTTTAGTTTATAAGACACTTCCTACTATAGAAATACTacatttaaaagtatttaaaatcaGGTGAAGATGCAAACCATGAACTGCAACATTCCCAGTTTGTGTCTGGCTATGGACTTGTTGCATGTCAgtccacatctctctctctctctctctcgctctctctggtCATTTCCTGCCAACTCTCTACTGTCAGCTATCTAATAATGGCATAAAAATCCCCCCCAAAATAATTACACAACCACATTTATACTTGACGGCGAATGAAGATGTGCGGCAAAGTAAAATCAGGGAACGACACAAAGGTTACAGGCCAGAAATGATAATGCATCTCTTTTCATATTATAATGGTGGTTTTACATGCCACAAATATTCTGTTATATCATCACTCACAGAGTAAATTAATAGGAGGCACTCAGTTAATTTCCTGTGAGGTAAACCTCAAATCCATCTGGCATTAtttgcattaaaacaaaaaaagctggCTTGTGTGTGATGTCAGGTGATGGTATTAGTGACAAAGTCTGACAGATAAGATAATGTAGGGAAAGGATCAGCTGCTTCTGATGAGTCATCCAGACAAAGCAGCTCCTGTGTGTTAAGTAACAGCTACAAGACGCCACAAGTGGATTAATCGTTTACCGAGATGTGGACAGGGTTACCAAAAGAAATGTCCTCTTTAGCTGGATAGAGCCCTTTTTAAACATGTCTGCCACTGAATAAACTGGCTTTATATTAGACCTGATAAACCTCTGCTGCTGACCTTGTGGATTTCTCATTAGCAGAATATTACAGCTGCCTTCATCCTCCTGTATCACATCTTTGTTGTACTTGAAAGATCAAGTAGTGATCATGCACCCCAGCTTTCCACTCCCCCTTTCACCAGCCGTGAAAAGTGGGCTGCTTGCAAAGGACATATCAAGTGTGACTTGCAGGGAATTAGATCCAGAGCTCCAACTTAGAAGGGAATGCCCTAGATGAGCACAGACATACCGTGTACTATATATCatgttatactgtatttgtCCTTCTATTTTGGGTGTACTACATCGGGTCAGCCCCGCTCCATCTGTTAAGACACATTTCCACACAATTACAGACTAAGGTCTACCAAGGGGTCAGCTTAAAACATTAACAGCAACAAGAATcacaattttattttagattaaaGCTCCCTATGCCATGAATATGAATGAggacaatgaatgaatgataaaaaagaacctccattgaaaaaaaacagatgatttttagcatttttagcGAATATAAATCCATACAAAATTTCTTTTAGGAGGCTTTTAGTAACACAAATACCAATTAAACTCCAGTCATTCTTGATTCTATAGAAGAATTGCAGCTATGTCAGCAGCCCGCACCCACATTTACTCCACTGgacaaagtaaatatttaagtCATGAGGCAGCACAGAGCAGCTGAACACAGAAGAGGCTGTGGGGAGCACCAAACGCTCCGAAATCACCGTTTCTGGTGCTGATACGGGAAAccgaggaggagaggaagagaaacgATGGAGTCAGAGCCTGGAGTGTGTGTCTCGCTGCCAGTATACCCACCTGTTCATACAgactttttaaagtttaatgCCCTACAGTCTCATGTTTGggcttgtttttgtcttttttttttatgcctcaTCTTTGACACACATGTCTGTGCCAAGATATGATGAAATCACGGCACTGATAGCTAGATGTTAGATGGTtgtaataacacatttttattcatgtctgTACTGTGATGTACATTTTGTGAGACAATGTCgtcaaaattataaaaatgtcGAAAAGGAAAACAGTCTGATTGAAATGAGTTTGAACAATCGACAGGTTGTAGAAATTGATTACAGATTGAACATGTAATCAAATATCTAACTAAATTTCTAATCTATTACCTATACTGCAGTgcttttaataaaaacactaatataaattacatatttttcaaCAAACGGTAGTTAAattactaataataacaatactgGAAACACAATTGAAAATAAGCTACAGAGAAGAGAAAGCAAACAGCACAAAGACTCCGCCATCTGTTTGTCAGATTTCCTGAATGGGTCTGGACAGGTGAGCAGCCTGGACTGAAGCGGAGAGAAGTACAGAAGATGTGTGTGGAGGTAAGCGGAGTAAAGTACCGTTGTGGGGCAGAACGAAAGCTTTGGAGCAAATTAAAGACGGAGACAGTAGGGTGGAGAGAGGTGAGGCTCGGGAGATAAACAGGGTTTAACAGACTAACAAGATTGTCGGCAAAGTCGTCCTAAAGCTCCAAACACAGACGTCTCAGCGAGTGGATGTGACATTTAGCTGTTAAATCTGGCTAGGGATGGGATTGAGTAGTTAATATTATAaatcttaaagaaaaaaattgaaaaatttcCAACTTTGAGGGCATAAAAATAATTGACATCTTACTTGTAAAGGAGATGATAGATGAGGAAACCTCCTGaggaaataaaatgcaaatttgtTGATTAATGGGCATCTTCTTCAGATAATACAGAACTGCAATATTGGCCTCAGCTGAGATGGGCATTGACAAAAAAGATGAATGCAGCAACAGCGGGGACCTAAAgcataaagaaagacaaagcaCGGTTAGTCATAATTGCTGGCAAAATGTCCCATTTATACATCCTTGAAATCTCACGGTCTCGGgaacacattttcaaatttaaaatgacatttcattggGAAACACAGAACCGGAGATATTTAGAATATTTCTTTCACCAATGGACCAGCTTTTTTCTGATAAGGTGAGGTCTTCCTGCTTGTTGTCAGGGACTCAGGAAAAGAGGTGAAACACACAATGAGATAGGGCATGGCAGgagaagggggggaaaaaaaaaaaaaaaaggatttactGTATCACCAGTACATGTTAACAGCTGTATCAGTTGGTCTCAGTTCAGAGAGGGGAAGGATTCCgacagctggtgtgtgtgtgagtgtttgtcagGGGGGGAAACTGGGTGTGGAGCCTTGACCAAGGgcacaggacagagagaagagagtgtGGTGGCTGGAAATTCCCCAGACTCTTTCTATCTgtaaaacaaaaggaaacaatgGCCAAGAACTGACATTTTGGGGTggggtggagtgtgtgtgtgtgtgtgtgtgtgtgtgtgtggagggggtgATGACTCAAAACATTAACAACCACTgctgttgattaaaaaaaaaaaatttcatcgTTGAATGTCGGTTAAAAGTC from Thunnus maccoyii chromosome 3, fThuMac1.1, whole genome shotgun sequence includes these protein-coding regions:
- the dctn2 gene encoding dynactin subunit 2, whose product is MADPKYANLPGIAFNEPDVYETGDLPEDDQAQFESEELCSDSVERIVVNPNAAYDKFKDKHISTKGLDFSDRISKSRRVGYESGEFEILGEGCGVKETPQQKYQRLVNEIQELSQEVDAIQAATKESNAEERLTPVVLAQQAAQLKQQLVSAHLDSLLGPQAHINLADPDGALARRLLTQLEAAKGSRGSATGDGKPTASAKGPDGVVLYELHSRPEQEKFNESAKMAELEKRLAELEIAVGSGSDKQGPLSAGIQGASLMDTLELLQARVSALDSATLDQVEARLQSVLGKMNEIAKHKAAIEDADTQNKVSQLYDVVQKWDAMSTSIPQVVQRLVAVKELHEQAMQFGQLLTHLDTTQQMINNSLKDNNTLLTQVQQTMKENLGAIEENFAALDQRMKKLSK